One window of Candidatus Methylomirabilis sp. genomic DNA carries:
- a CDS encoding DUF433 domain-containing protein, which translates to MPQRRTVVHSDPEILGGTPVFVGTRVPVKALLDYLEGGHRLDDFLDDFPTVTREQAVAVLEEGIQSVVGSSARAA; encoded by the coding sequence ATGCCGCAGAGACGTACCGTTGTTCACAGTGATCCTGAGATACTCGGAGGGACGCCCGTCTTCGTTGGAACTCGCGTGCCTGTGAAAGCGCTTCTGGACTACCTGGAGGGCGGACATCGACTGGACGACTTTCTCGACGACTTCCCGACGGTGACTCGAGAGCAAGCGGTGGCTGTGCTGGAAGAGGGCATCCAGTCGGTGGTAGGTTCCAGTGCGCGTGCTGCTTGA
- a CDS encoding RtcB family protein encodes MSKVVQKLDDYRWLLPRDYKPGMRVPGIIYADEALMEAIMKDLSLEQVANGAFLPGIVKASFAMPDIHQGYGLPVGGVVATDITDGVVSPGAVGYDINCGVRLLRTELTKEQVRPRLKELVLALFHEIPTGVGSRGRIRLSRKEMEAPLLEGAAWAVKQGYGESADLACIESGGCLPDADPDAVSHKAFERGSSQLGTLGSGNHFLEVQTVAEIYDPQAAEVLGLFEGQVTVMIHTGSRGLGHQVCTDSLVEMERAVIKYGIELPDRQLACTPWKSREAKAYLGAMRAAANFAWNNRQCLAHWAKEVLLKVLSISPRTLGLSTVYDVAHNIVKVEEHEVEGRRLKLAVHRKGATRAFPPRHPELPAHYLAIGQPVLIPGDMGRASFVLVGTGAMEQTFGSTCHGAGRVMSRHAAIRVAKGRAIHRELEDQGIIVKASGRESLAEEMPEAYKDVTQVVRVVHRAGLSKMVARLCPMGVIKG; translated from the coding sequence ATGAGCAAGGTTGTACAAAAGCTCGATGACTATCGGTGGCTGCTCCCGCGAGACTACAAGCCTGGGATGCGGGTTCCAGGGATTATCTATGCCGATGAGGCCCTGATGGAGGCGATTATGAAAGACCTCTCCCTGGAGCAGGTGGCGAACGGCGCCTTCCTGCCGGGGATCGTTAAGGCCTCCTTCGCCATGCCTGACATCCATCAGGGGTACGGCCTGCCGGTTGGCGGGGTGGTGGCCACCGACATCACGGATGGCGTCGTATCTCCCGGTGCCGTCGGCTATGACATCAACTGCGGGGTCCGATTGCTTCGGACGGAGCTGACAAAGGAGCAGGTGCGGCCAAGGCTGAAGGAGTTAGTCCTTGCCCTCTTTCATGAGATCCCGACGGGGGTCGGCTCGCGAGGCCGGATCCGCTTGAGCAGGAAGGAGATGGAGGCGCCGCTGCTCGAGGGCGCAGCCTGGGCCGTCAAGCAGGGGTACGGAGAATCGGCGGACCTTGCCTGTATCGAATCGGGCGGCTGTCTTCCGGACGCTGACCCGGATGCCGTGAGCCATAAGGCGTTTGAGCGTGGGAGTAGCCAGCTCGGGACATTGGGCTCGGGCAATCATTTCCTTGAGGTCCAGACGGTCGCCGAGATCTACGATCCCCAGGCCGCCGAGGTCCTCGGTCTGTTCGAGGGCCAAGTGACCGTGATGATTCACACCGGCTCCAGAGGGCTTGGGCATCAGGTTTGCACAGATTCTCTGGTCGAGATGGAACGGGCGGTCATCAAGTATGGGATCGAGCTTCCAGACCGGCAACTCGCCTGCACACCTTGGAAGTCGCGGGAGGCCAAGGCGTACCTGGGCGCGATGCGGGCCGCCGCCAACTTTGCCTGGAATAATCGCCAGTGTCTGGCCCACTGGGCGAAGGAGGTGCTTCTGAAGGTCTTGAGTATCTCGCCCAGGACATTGGGACTCTCAACGGTCTATGATGTCGCCCACAACATCGTCAAGGTCGAAGAACACGAGGTCGAGGGCAGACGGCTCAAGCTGGCGGTCCACCGCAAGGGCGCCACACGCGCCTTTCCACCAAGGCACCCGGAGTTGCCGGCTCACTACCTGGCCATCGGCCAACCTGTGCTGATTCCAGGCGACATGGGCCGCGCCTCATTTGTGCTGGTGGGCACAGGCGCGATGGAGCAGACCTTCGGGAGTACCTGCCATGGGGCCGGCAGGGTCATGAGCCGACATGCCGCCATCAGGGTCGCCAAGGGTCGCGCCATCCACAGGGAGCTGGAAGATCAGGGGATCATCGTCAAGGCATCGGGCCGGGAGTCGCTGGCCGAGGAGATGCCAGAGGCGTATAAGGATGTGACCCAAGTGGTGAGGGTTGTGCACCGCGCCGGTCTCTCCAAGATGGTCGCCCGCCTATGTCCCATGGGCGTTATTAAAGGGTAA
- the mqnE gene encoding aminofutalosine synthase MqnE, which translates to MAVSGLDKVYQKILHGIRLDFCDGLALYQTRDLTSVAFLANLVRERMNGNLTYFVRNLHINYTNICNKGCKFCSFYAPPSDPRGYVLSIQDIQDRARMHDEVPIREIHIVAGINPKLPYQYYLDVVRAVKDARPGVQVKAFTMIELAQIQRVADKPLEEVLADLRAAGLDCCPGGGAEVFSDRVHEELFRAKLDNEGWFDVTRAVHRAGIRSNVTMLYGHIETVEEKVTHLLHIRELQDETGGFMCFVPLAFDPAGTDLSHLPITTGYADLREIAIARLLLDNMPHIKAFWIMTTPAVAQLALWYGADDLDGTVTHYEITHALGDNSHHQELRHDQLLAMIRETGRQPIERDALYNPVTHIPLATSEIETR; encoded by the coding sequence TTGGCAGTTTCGGGCTTGGACAAGGTGTATCAAAAGATACTGCACGGCATCCGCTTGGACTTCTGTGACGGGCTAGCGCTCTATCAGACGCGCGACCTGACCTCGGTAGCGTTCCTCGCCAACCTGGTCCGGGAGCGCATGAACGGGAACCTGACCTATTTCGTTCGCAACCTGCACATTAACTACACAAACATCTGCAACAAGGGCTGCAAGTTTTGCTCGTTTTATGCCCCGCCCAGCGACCCACGAGGATATGTGCTGAGCATCCAGGATATCCAGGATCGGGCCCGCATGCATGACGAGGTTCCCATCCGTGAGATCCACATTGTCGCCGGGATCAATCCGAAGCTGCCATACCAGTACTATCTGGACGTCGTTAGGGCAGTGAAGGATGCCAGACCCGGCGTCCAGGTCAAGGCGTTCACCATGATCGAGCTGGCACAGATCCAGCGGGTAGCCGATAAGCCGTTGGAGGAGGTGCTGGCTGACCTGAGGGCGGCAGGGCTGGATTGTTGTCCTGGCGGTGGAGCAGAGGTGTTCAGCGACCGCGTCCACGAGGAGCTGTTCAGGGCCAAACTGGACAATGAAGGTTGGTTCGACGTGACCAGGGCCGTGCATCGGGCTGGCATCCGCTCAAACGTCACGATGCTCTACGGTCACATTGAGACAGTAGAGGAAAAGGTCACGCACCTACTTCATATTCGCGAGTTGCAGGACGAAACGGGCGGCTTCATGTGCTTTGTCCCGCTGGCATTCGATCCGGCCGGCACCGATCTCAGTCACCTGCCGATCACGACCGGGTATGCCGATCTGCGCGAGATCGCCATCGCCCGTCTGCTCCTCGATAATATGCCTCACATCAAGGCGTTCTGGATCATGACCACGCCGGCGGTGGCGCAGTTGGCGCTCTGGTACGGGGCCGACGACCTCGACGGGACAGTCACGCATTATGAAATTACGCACGCCCTGGGCGATAACTCCCATCATCAGGAACTCCGTCATGACCAGCTTCTCGCCATGATCCGCGAGACCGGCCGCCAGCCCATCGAACGCGACGCGCTCTACAACCCCGTTACTCATATTCCTCTCGCCACTTCGGAAATTGAAACAAGGTGA
- the rmuC gene encoding DNA recombination protein RmuC has translation MTEWMTLLLGLVIGAVLGWVISAARAKAGVGSILRDQEARTAAAEARVEEIRSQLASAKEDFEILREDLRQAETTRTAAETRVVETEKNLAEQKAILEDAKTRLTDTFKSLAAEALAGNNTGFLILAEEKFKALKDEATVDLETRRKAIEAIIQPLSATLSVYQQETKALEDKRLREYSTVGEQLRAVALGQTTLQSETAKLVNALRSPQVRGRWGEIALRKTAELAGMSPHCDFVEQESVTTEEGRVRPDMVVKLPAGREVVVDSKVPLGGFLEALEAKTDEDREVALLKHAAQVNQHVVKLASKEYWDQFAAAPEFVVLFIPNDSFLAAAAEKDPVLVESALSKKVVIATPTTFIALLRAIAYGWRQELVAESAQRICALGQELADRMGTLAEHLIKVGGAIGKAVDSYNAAVASFESRVLPTARKFQTLGAGGKKEIQELQPVDQKPRTLATFDSDETDNYSGR, from the coding sequence ATGACAGAATGGATGACCCTGCTGTTAGGGCTCGTGATCGGAGCCGTCCTTGGATGGGTGATAAGTGCGGCCCGGGCCAAGGCTGGAGTAGGCTCTATCCTCCGAGATCAGGAGGCGCGAACCGCTGCTGCAGAGGCGCGGGTCGAGGAGATTCGCAGTCAGCTCGCTTCGGCTAAAGAGGACTTCGAGATCCTCCGGGAGGATTTACGACAGGCCGAGACGACCAGGACCGCCGCCGAAACCCGAGTTGTTGAGACCGAAAAGAACCTTGCGGAGCAGAAAGCCATCCTGGAAGATGCAAAGACCAGGTTGACTGATACATTCAAATCGCTTGCAGCCGAAGCGCTGGCCGGCAACAACACGGGGTTCCTCATTCTCGCCGAGGAGAAGTTCAAGGCGCTGAAGGATGAAGCAACTGTTGACCTGGAGACGCGCAGAAAAGCGATCGAGGCGATCATTCAGCCCCTCAGCGCAACCCTCTCCGTCTATCAGCAAGAGACAAAAGCGCTCGAAGACAAACGCCTCAGAGAGTACAGTACGGTGGGGGAACAACTGCGCGCAGTCGCGCTGGGTCAGACAACCCTTCAGAGTGAGACCGCCAAGCTGGTCAACGCGCTGCGGTCCCCACAGGTTCGCGGCCGGTGGGGAGAGATTGCGCTTCGGAAAACGGCCGAGCTTGCCGGGATGTCGCCGCACTGCGATTTTGTGGAACAGGAGAGCGTAACAACCGAAGAAGGGCGCGTCCGCCCCGATATGGTCGTCAAGCTACCGGCCGGGCGCGAGGTGGTGGTGGATTCCAAGGTCCCACTCGGCGGATTCCTCGAGGCGCTGGAAGCCAAAACAGATGAGGATCGCGAAGTGGCTCTCCTGAAGCATGCCGCCCAAGTGAACCAGCATGTCGTGAAGCTGGCCTCGAAAGAGTACTGGGATCAGTTCGCGGCCGCTCCGGAGTTCGTCGTACTCTTCATCCCGAACGATTCCTTTCTCGCCGCAGCCGCCGAGAAGGATCCGGTTCTGGTTGAATCTGCCCTCTCGAAGAAGGTGGTGATTGCCACGCCCACGACCTTTATCGCCCTGCTCCGGGCCATCGCCTATGGATGGCGACAGGAGCTTGTGGCGGAGAGCGCCCAGCGCATCTGTGCCCTGGGCCAGGAACTCGCCGACCGGATGGGGACGCTGGCCGAACACCTCATCAAGGTTGGTGGGGCCATTGGCAAGGCCGTAGATTCATATAACGCCGCGGTGGCCTCATTCGAGAGTCGCGTCCTCCCCACCGCTCGAAAGTTCCAGACGCTGGGAGCCGGCGGCAAGAAGGAGATTCAGGAACTGCAGCCGGTTGATCAGAAGCCCCGCACCCTGGCGACATTCGATAGTGATGAGACAGATAACTACTCAGGTAGATAG
- the mqnC gene encoding cyclic dehypoxanthinyl futalosine synthase has translation MAESNGRIEAIAEKVETGERLSFDDGVDLFDRATLLELSAMADCVRWRLHPEPVVTYVIGRTVNYTNICWVQCSFCAFYRLPTSPEAYLLSKEEIFQKIEELIELGGTEVLLQGGLNPSLKIDYYEDLLTSIKARFPVHLHALSTVEISYISNSSKLSLKETLKRLKAAGLDSIPGAGAELLVDEVRQRVSPLKESASDWLNLMQIAHGLGIPSSATMMYGVGETSAQRVEHLVRIRELQDRTGGFTAFIPWSYQPNGDALGGTAGSGYSYLRTVAVSRVMLDNVEHIQAAWLTMGPKIGQLSLQYGVNDFGSSVLEENVVKTAVTRQIMPLEEIRRNIRDAGFVPKRRNTRYELLE, from the coding sequence GTGGCTGAATCGAACGGTAGGATCGAAGCAATTGCCGAGAAGGTCGAGACGGGGGAGCGGCTCAGCTTCGATGATGGAGTCGATCTCTTCGATCGGGCGACGCTGCTGGAGCTGTCCGCCATGGCTGACTGCGTGCGCTGGCGCTTGCATCCCGAGCCGGTTGTGACCTATGTCATCGGCCGCACTGTCAACTATACCAACATCTGCTGGGTCCAATGTTCATTCTGCGCCTTCTATCGACTGCCGACCTCTCCGGAAGCGTATCTCCTGTCCAAGGAGGAGATCTTTCAGAAAATCGAGGAGCTGATCGAGCTTGGCGGGACAGAGGTTCTGCTGCAAGGGGGGCTGAACCCCAGCCTGAAGATCGATTATTATGAGGATCTGCTCACCTCAATCAAGGCCCGTTTTCCGGTTCATCTTCATGCACTCTCCACTGTGGAAATCAGTTATATATCGAATAGTTCCAAGCTATCTCTCAAGGAAACGTTGAAGCGACTCAAAGCAGCCGGCCTCGACTCGATCCCGGGAGCGGGAGCCGAATTGTTGGTTGATGAGGTGAGACAGCGGGTCTCGCCATTGAAGGAGAGCGCATCCGATTGGCTGAACCTCATGCAGATCGCCCACGGTCTTGGAATACCCAGCTCAGCCACGATGATGTATGGGGTAGGCGAAACGTCGGCCCAGCGCGTTGAGCATTTGGTCAGGATTCGAGAGCTGCAAGATCGAACCGGCGGTTTTACGGCCTTCATTCCCTGGAGCTATCAACCGAATGGCGATGCGCTCGGGGGGACCGCGGGTAGTGGCTATAGTTATCTTCGAACCGTAGCCGTCTCCAGGGTCATGCTGGACAATGTGGAGCATATTCAGGCCGCCTGGCTGACGATGGGTCCGAAGATCGGTCAGCTTTCGCTGCAGTATGGCGTGAATGATTTCGGGAGCAGTGTCCTTGAGGAGAATGTCGTGAAGACGGCCGTTACGCGGCAGATCATGCCTCTTGAGGAGATCCGACGAAACATCCGCGATGCCGGTTTCGTTCCGAAACGTCGAAATACACGGTATGAGCTTTTGGAGTAA
- a CDS encoding DUF5615 family PIN-like protein: MRVLLDECVPRKLRSELVGHDVKTVAEMGWSGTRNGALLSLAAGAFDVLLTVDQSIPHQQNFQGLDLALVIVRAPSSDINDLRPKMPDVLRVLDTIRPGQVVHVGA; the protein is encoded by the coding sequence GTGCGCGTGCTGCTTGACGAGTGTGTCCCCCGCAAGCTTCGAAGCGAGTTAGTCGGGCACGATGTAAAGACGGTGGCTGAGATGGGTTGGTCCGGCACGAGAAATGGTGCCCTCCTCAGTCTTGCGGCTGGTGCATTCGACGTACTTCTGACCGTAGACCAAAGCATCCCGCATCAACAGAACTTTCAGGGGCTTGATCTGGCGCTGGTGATTGTCAGGGCGCCGAGCAGCGACATTAACGACCTGCGGCCAAAGATGCCCGATGTGCTGCGTGTTCTCGATACGATCCGACCTGGTCAGGTCGTACACGTCGGGGCCTGA
- a CDS encoding TlpA disulfide reductase family protein: MATWKKLSLLLSIIPLLLLLAYGFKTNPREVPSPLVGRQAPPFALSMFDGSSKSLEALRGKPVVLNFWASWCFPACYEEAPHLEAAWQIYRDQGVTVIGVDIQDRDTDAKAFIERHKLSFPNGPDLQGKITIDYGVYGVPETFFIRKDGTIHYKHVGALDAKLLKAKIEEML, translated from the coding sequence ATGGCAACCTGGAAGAAGCTAAGCCTGCTGCTCAGTATTATCCCGCTCCTCCTGCTCCTGGCTTACGGCTTCAAGACCAACCCGAGGGAGGTGCCATCGCCGCTGGTGGGGCGCCAAGCTCCCCCATTCGCCCTGTCCATGTTTGATGGGAGCAGTAAAAGCCTGGAGGCGCTCCGTGGGAAACCTGTAGTCCTGAACTTTTGGGCCTCCTGGTGCTTCCCAGCGTGCTACGAAGAAGCGCCACACCTGGAGGCCGCCTGGCAAATCTACCGGGATCAAGGGGTAACGGTCATCGGGGTGGATATCCAGGACCGGGATACCGATGCGAAGGCGTTCATCGAGCGGCACAAACTCAGCTTTCCAAACGGTCCTGATCTGCAGGGAAAGATCACCATTGACTATGGCGTCTATGGCGTGCCGGAAACCTTCTTCATCAGGAAGGACGGCACGATTCATTACAAGCACGTCGGAGCTCTCGACGCGAAGTTACTGAAGGCGAAGATCGAGGAGATGCTCTGA
- the thiC gene encoding phosphomethylpyrimidine synthase ThiC: protein MVTRTTHGNGDCVTQMHYARKGVITPEMTYVAEREGLDAEVIRTEVARGRLIIPCNIHHRSLEPMGIGTVATVKINANIGNSALTSDIDGELQKLKLAIQYGADTVMDLSTGGNIDDIRHAMIAASPVPVGTVPLYQAVAGVTSVEELTADDMIDMIAHQAKQGVDYMTIHAGVLREHLPLVQSRITGIVSRGGALMARWMLAHNAQNPLYTHFGTLCHIFRKYDVSFSLGDGLRPGCTADASDAAQFAELRTLGELTKVAWAHDVQVMIEGPGHVPMDQIEMNVRMEQEICQEAPFYTLGPLVTDIAPGYDHITSAIGAAIAGWHGTSLLCYVTPKEHLGLPTPEDVKQGCIAYKIAAHAADIARGRKGARDRDDTLSRARFNFDWDTQFALALDPETARTMHDESLPIEAFKRAEFCSMCGPKFCSMNISSRLGELADCP, encoded by the coding sequence ATGGTCACACGGACTACTCACGGCAATGGGGACTGCGTCACGCAGATGCACTACGCCCGCAAAGGGGTAATCACTCCGGAAATGACCTACGTTGCCGAGCGGGAAGGCCTCGATGCTGAGGTCATCCGGACCGAGGTGGCCCGTGGCCGACTGATTATTCCCTGTAATATTCATCACAGAAGTCTCGAGCCGATGGGGATCGGGACGGTAGCCACTGTCAAGATTAACGCCAACATCGGCAATTCCGCCCTGACCTCCGACATCGATGGGGAGTTGCAAAAGCTGAAGCTGGCTATACAGTACGGGGCCGATACGGTCATGGACTTGAGCACGGGCGGCAACATCGACGACATCCGCCACGCAATGATTGCGGCCAGCCCGGTGCCGGTCGGTACGGTCCCTCTCTATCAGGCGGTCGCGGGCGTCACTTCGGTAGAAGAGCTGACCGCTGACGATATGATCGACATGATTGCGCACCAGGCTAAGCAGGGCGTGGACTATATGACGATTCATGCCGGTGTCTTGCGCGAGCACCTGCCGCTCGTGCAGTCCCGGATCACCGGAATCGTCAGCCGAGGCGGCGCCCTTATGGCGAGATGGATGCTTGCTCATAACGCGCAGAATCCCCTGTACACCCATTTTGGAACGCTCTGCCATATCTTCCGAAAATATGACGTCAGCTTCAGTCTGGGCGATGGGTTGAGGCCGGGTTGTACCGCAGATGCCTCCGATGCGGCCCAGTTCGCCGAGCTTCGGACATTGGGCGAGCTGACGAAGGTGGCATGGGCCCACGATGTCCAGGTGATGATCGAAGGACCTGGACACGTTCCGATGGATCAGATCGAGATGAACGTACGGATGGAGCAGGAGATCTGTCAGGAGGCGCCGTTTTACACGCTGGGCCCGCTGGTGACCGACATCGCGCCAGGGTACGATCACATCACGTCGGCGATCGGCGCAGCCATTGCCGGCTGGCACGGTACCTCGCTGCTCTGCTATGTGACACCGAAGGAGCACCTCGGCTTACCCACGCCGGAGGATGTGAAGCAGGGATGTATCGCGTACAAGATTGCCGCCCATGCAGCCGATATTGCTAGAGGCCGGAAAGGCGCGCGCGACCGCGACGATACGCTTTCCCGCGCCAGGTTCAACTTCGACTGGGACACTCAGTTTGCGCTGGCGCTCGACCCCGAGACGGCGCGCACGATGCACGATGAGAGCCTGCCGATCGAGGCGTTCAAACGCGCCGAGTTCTGTTCGATGTGCGGCCCGAAGTTCTGCTCAATGAATATCTCGTCGCGTCTTGGTGAACTGGCCGATTGTCCGTGA
- a CDS encoding trypsin-like peptidase domain-containing protein produces MAFAILKLSYNAPGDSSLIGGICGTGFFVNGQTAVTAYHVLNNETFRPNGGFRYASVWLLCRSGSILKIREDSASLHPEIDSTIIRFRDRVPQAQTYEPLLGAVVNGMEVLGVGHVGNSMPSVQADWQGSELVIRSANLTGAMTDVKGLVKRSVTFNVNANDIKLRGVRGFELGFGSRVGMSGGPVVDNRTGQVLGMLSIGLPQDSEVKTETFVVSIDEIWKHLAQHGT; encoded by the coding sequence ATGGCGTTCGCAATACTCAAACTCTCGTACAACGCGCCGGGCGACTCCTCGCTCATCGGCGGAATCTGTGGCACAGGATTCTTCGTCAACGGCCAGACGGCCGTCACCGCGTATCATGTTCTGAATAATGAAACGTTCAGACCGAATGGCGGCTTTCGGTATGCGTCAGTGTGGCTTCTCTGCAGGAGTGGATCAATCCTGAAGATTCGAGAAGATTCTGCCTCACTACATCCAGAGATTGATTCCACCATAATCAGGTTTCGAGATCGAGTGCCACAAGCTCAAACGTACGAGCCGCTACTGGGAGCCGTTGTTAACGGAATGGAGGTCTTAGGGGTCGGTCACGTTGGTAACTCTATGCCTTCCGTTCAGGCGGACTGGCAGGGATCTGAACTGGTAATTCGATCCGCGAATCTGACGGGGGCGATGACGGACGTAAAGGGCCTCGTGAAGCGATCAGTCACTTTTAACGTGAACGCGAACGATATCAAGTTGCGCGGAGTCCGAGGGTTTGAATTGGGCTTCGGAAGCCGGGTCGGAATGTCTGGTGGTCCCGTCGTCGACAACCGGACTGGTCAGGTGCTTGGAATGTTATCGATTGGACTGCCGCAAGACTCCGAGGTCAAGACCGAGACATTTGTGGTGTCGATCGACGAGATTTGGAAACATTTAGCTCAACACGGCACCTAA
- a CDS encoding Xaa-Pro peptidase family protein has translation MEELTGCDATVMIAVSEIDANLYYATRFAAPDPFIFVQAGAEKIVVMSDLEMDRARSQARVDTVLSYSAYERRAREKGADAPFLLDVLDLVLRERGARHLLVPGNFGVAHADGLRAKGYTLAVKREPFFEARLVKSEEEIKAIAQTQRVTEEAVGAAISAVRAAKVEGDGLLYLDGEQLTAEGLRKIMHVKLMEHECVAQHTIVAPGLQGVDPHHHGNGPIRANESIVIDVFPRSERSRYFADMSRTVVKGKASPKLLAMYRAVLNAQERGIELIRDGADGKTIHAEVNAVLEKDGFTTGMVGGRMQGFFHGTGHGVGLDIHEPPRISKTGEVLRSGYVVTVEPGLYYSDVGAIRIEDLVVVTKAGCRNLTNFPKEISEFEID, from the coding sequence ATGGAAGAGCTGACCGGATGTGACGCGACGGTCATGATCGCAGTTAGCGAGATCGATGCGAACCTGTACTATGCGACCCGCTTTGCCGCACCGGACCCATTTATCTTCGTCCAGGCAGGCGCAGAAAAGATCGTCGTAATGAGCGACCTGGAGATGGACCGGGCCAGAAGCCAGGCGAGGGTAGATACAGTCTTATCCTATAGCGCGTATGAGCGCAGGGCGAGGGAAAAGGGCGCCGACGCACCATTCTTACTGGATGTCCTGGACCTCGTGCTGCGGGAGCGAGGCGCGCGTCATCTGCTGGTTCCCGGCAACTTCGGCGTCGCGCACGCCGATGGTCTGCGGGCGAAGGGCTACACGCTCGCCGTAAAACGTGAGCCGTTCTTTGAGGCGCGGCTGGTAAAGAGTGAAGAAGAGATTAAGGCGATTGCCCAGACCCAGCGCGTCACCGAAGAGGCCGTAGGCGCGGCGATCTCAGCGGTTCGGGCAGCCAAGGTGGAGGGTGACGGGCTCCTGTACCTCGATGGCGAGCAGTTGACCGCCGAAGGGCTCAGGAAGATCATGCATGTGAAGTTGATGGAACACGAGTGCGTGGCCCAACATACGATTGTGGCGCCCGGCCTGCAGGGAGTCGATCCCCACCATCATGGAAATGGGCCCATCAGGGCCAACGAGTCGATCGTGATCGACGTCTTTCCGAGGTCTGAGCGTAGCCGCTACTTTGCCGACATGAGCCGCACCGTCGTGAAGGGGAAGGCATCGCCGAAACTTCTGGCGATGTACAGGGCGGTCCTCAATGCCCAGGAACGCGGGATAGAGTTAATTAGGGATGGAGCCGACGGAAAGACCATTCACGCTGAAGTGAATGCGGTGCTGGAAAAAGACGGCTTCACTACCGGTATGGTAGGCGGTCGGATGCAAGGGTTTTTCCACGGCACCGGTCACGGGGTTGGCCTCGATATCCATGAACCCCCTCGTATCAGCAAGACAGGTGAAGTCCTGAGAAGCGGCTATGTGGTCACAGTTGAGCCCGGGCTCTATTATTCCGATGTCGGGGCCATTCGAATTGAAGACCTCGTGGTCGTCACGAAGGCTGGATGCCGAAACCTGACCAACTTCCCAAAAGAGATTAGCGAGTTTGAGATCGACTGA
- a CDS encoding cytochrome c-type biogenesis protein → MSSGKRPLVVCLLLLMVLPGTWPSAILAGSLEKQTHELAAELRCPVCQNLSVADSPSEMAIQMREIIIEKLKNGESPEQVRGYFVSRYGEWILLAPTRRGFNWLAWLLPFVAILGGAGIIVLTIRRAIKRGHGPNADASRPLDPRYASRLEAELKESER, encoded by the coding sequence ATGAGTAGTGGAAAGCGGCCCCTGGTAGTGTGCCTACTGTTACTGATGGTCCTGCCGGGGACGTGGCCATCCGCCATACTCGCCGGCAGTCTCGAAAAGCAAACCCACGAGTTAGCCGCAGAGCTGCGCTGCCCGGTGTGCCAGAATCTCTCGGTAGCCGACTCGCCCTCAGAGATGGCGATCCAGATGCGCGAGATAATCATCGAGAAACTCAAGAACGGTGAGAGCCCGGAGCAGGTCCGAGGCTACTTCGTCAGTCGCTATGGCGAGTGGATTTTGCTCGCGCCCACGCGCCGGGGGTTCAACTGGCTGGCGTGGCTGCTGCCATTCGTCGCCATCCTGGGCGGAGCTGGCATCATCGTTCTCACGATTCGTCGCGCGATTAAGAGGGGTCACGGGCCAAATGCGGATGCCTCGCGCCCCCTTGATCCCCGCTACGCCAGTCGGCTCGAAGCGGAACTTAAGGAATCGGAACGCTGA